In one Vagococcus entomophilus genomic region, the following are encoded:
- the metG gene encoding methionine--tRNA ligase, with product MTEKEAYYITTPIYYPSGKLHIGSSYTTIACDVMARYKRLTGYDVFYLTGLDEHGQKIEDKAKELGVTPKEYVDTMAADVQKLWKLLEISNTKFIRTTDEAHEICVQKIFEQLLAQGDIYLGEYEGWYSVSDEEYFTETQLAEVYRDDEGNMTGGKAPSGHEVELVKEDCYFFRMNKYADRLLAFYAENPEFLQPETRKNEMINNFIKPGLEDLAVTRTAVNWGIKVPSNPKHTIYVWLDALVNYISALGYGTENDANFQKFWPANVHMVGKEIVRFHAIYWPIFLMALDLPLPKQVFGHGWLLMKDGKMSKSKGNVVYPEMLVERYGLDALRYYLMRAVPFGSDGVFTPEDFVSRVNYDLANDLGNLLNRTVAMINKYCDGNIPKYASQVTDFDSELSTTAANVIGKYHKMMDGLEFNLALSEIWTLVSRANKYIDETEPWNLAKDPEKKRELDSVMVHLAESLRISAILLQPFLTQAPKEIYRQLGLNVEQINIQNIRFGEFPQDKKVVSKGKPIFPRLDMEEEVAYIQAKMTETVNVADEVKWNPEDTELASDKSEINYEAFDQVELKVAEVIDCKKVKGADKLLQFRLDAGDKTHRQILSGVAEFYPSPEELIGKKVVIVANLSPRKLRGQISQGMILSAESNGKLEIVEAPKGIANGAIIA from the coding sequence ATGACAGAAAAAGAAGCATATTATATTACAACACCGATTTACTATCCGAGTGGCAAATTACATATTGGAAGTTCGTACACAACCATTGCTTGTGATGTGATGGCACGGTATAAACGACTGACTGGTTATGATGTTTTTTACCTTACTGGGCTAGATGAACACGGTCAAAAAATTGAAGATAAAGCAAAAGAATTAGGGGTAACACCAAAAGAGTATGTAGACACAATGGCTGCGGATGTCCAAAAATTGTGGAAATTATTAGAAATCAGCAACACCAAGTTTATTCGTACCACGGATGAAGCTCATGAGATTTGTGTGCAAAAGATTTTTGAACAATTATTAGCACAAGGAGATATTTATTTAGGTGAATACGAAGGTTGGTATTCAGTATCAGACGAAGAATATTTTACTGAAACACAATTAGCGGAAGTTTACCGTGATGATGAGGGGAATATGACGGGTGGCAAAGCACCTAGTGGACATGAAGTTGAACTTGTTAAAGAGGATTGTTATTTCTTTAGAATGAACAAGTATGCAGATCGCTTACTTGCATTTTATGCAGAAAATCCAGAATTTTTACAACCAGAAACACGTAAAAATGAAATGATTAACAATTTCATCAAACCTGGGCTAGAAGATTTGGCTGTTACTCGAACAGCGGTCAATTGGGGAATAAAAGTTCCAAGTAATCCCAAGCATACCATTTATGTTTGGTTGGATGCTTTGGTTAATTATATTTCTGCACTAGGCTATGGTACGGAAAATGATGCAAATTTCCAAAAGTTCTGGCCAGCCAATGTTCATATGGTGGGAAAAGAAATCGTTCGTTTCCATGCTATTTATTGGCCAATCTTTTTAATGGCCCTCGATTTGCCATTGCCTAAGCAGGTTTTTGGACACGGGTGGTTATTGATGAAAGATGGGAAAATGTCTAAATCAAAAGGAAATGTTGTCTATCCTGAGATGCTGGTAGAACGTTATGGTTTGGACGCTTTACGCTATTATTTGATGCGCGCAGTACCATTTGGTAGCGACGGAGTCTTTACACCAGAAGATTTTGTTTCACGTGTAAACTACGACTTAGCTAACGATTTGGGCAATTTATTAAATCGTACGGTAGCCATGATTAATAAGTATTGTGATGGAAATATTCCCAAATATGCCTCACAGGTGACGGATTTTGATAGTGAGTTGTCTACAACTGCTGCAAATGTTATCGGAAAATACCACAAGATGATGGATGGGTTAGAGTTCAACCTAGCGCTTTCTGAAATTTGGACGCTAGTATCTCGTGCCAATAAGTATATTGATGAAACTGAACCTTGGAATCTGGCTAAAGATCCAGAGAAGAAACGTGAGCTGGATAGTGTGATGGTTCATTTAGCAGAAAGCTTACGGATTTCAGCTATTTTATTACAGCCATTTCTGACCCAAGCTCCAAAAGAAATTTATCGCCAATTAGGATTAAACGTTGAGCAAATTAATATTCAAAATATTCGCTTTGGCGAGTTCCCTCAAGATAAAAAAGTAGTGAGTAAGGGGAAACCTATTTTTCCACGCTTAGATATGGAAGAAGAAGTGGCTTACATTCAAGCGAAGATGACGGAAACGGTCAATGTAGCAGATGAAGTCAAGTGGAACCCAGAAGATACAGAATTAGCAAGTGATAAATCAGAAATTAACTATGAGGCCTTTGATCAAGTAGAACTGAAAGTGGCCGAAGTCATTGACTGTAAAAAAGTCAAAGGAGCAGACAAATTACTCCAATTCAGATTAGATGCAGGGGACAAGACGCATCGTCAAATCTTGTCAGGTGTGGCTGAGTTTTATCCGAGTCCAGAAGAATTGATTGGTAAAAAAGTTGTCATTGTAGCAAATCTTAGTCCAAGAAAACTCCGTGGTCAAATCAGCCAAGGGATGATTTTATCCGCTGAAAGCAACGGCAAATTAGAAATTGTCGAAGCACCTAAGGGAATAGCAAATGGTGCGATTATTGCATAA
- a CDS encoding TatD family hydrolase — MIFDTHTHLNAEQFKNDIPETMEAAKKLGVTEMAVVGFDTPTIEKSLRLSQTYANIYSIIGWHPTEAGSYTPEVEAKLQQQLESDRVVALGEIGLDYHWMEDPKDVQEKVFRRQIAIAKERHLPISIHTREALEDTYRILKDEKVATIGGIMHSFSGDTEWMNRFLDLGMHISLSGVVTFKKALEVQEAAKVVPLERLLVETDAPYLAPVPYRGKRNEPGYTRYVVEKIAELRGESIEQIAMQTRKNAHRLFRIEEV, encoded by the coding sequence ATGATATTTGATACGCACACGCATTTAAATGCAGAGCAGTTTAAAAATGATATCCCTGAAACCATGGAGGCGGCTAAAAAATTAGGCGTGACGGAGATGGCGGTCGTTGGTTTTGATACACCTACTATTGAAAAATCATTACGTTTAAGTCAAACATACGCCAACATTTATAGTATAATTGGATGGCATCCAACTGAGGCGGGGAGCTATACGCCAGAGGTCGAAGCGAAACTGCAACAACAACTTGAAAGCGACAGAGTCGTGGCCTTAGGTGAGATTGGCCTTGATTATCACTGGATGGAAGACCCAAAGGATGTACAGGAGAAAGTTTTCCGTAGACAAATTGCAATTGCCAAAGAGCGTCATTTGCCGATTAGTATCCATACAAGAGAAGCGTTAGAGGATACTTACCGGATTTTAAAAGATGAAAAAGTAGCGACTATTGGCGGGATTATGCACAGTTTTAGTGGAGATACAGAGTGGATGAACCGTTTCTTGGACTTAGGTATGCACATTTCACTAAGTGGTGTGGTCACGTTTAAAAAAGCCCTTGAAGTGCAAGAGGCTGCTAAAGTCGTTCCTTTAGAGCGATTACTAGTAGAAACAGATGCCCCTTATCTTGCCCCTGTTCCTTATCGGGGAAAGCGAAATGAGCCTGGGTATACAAGATATGTTGTAGAAAAAATCGCAGAGCTTCGAGGCGAATCAATCGAACAGATTGCGATGCAGACTAGAAAAAATGCGCATCGTTTATTTAGAATTGAGGAAGTATGA
- the rnmV gene encoding ribonuclease M5: MKEKKTIIEEVIVVEGKDDTKRIQEVVQADTIETIGSAINAETLMKIRHAEAIRGVIVFTDPDFSGEKIRKIIAEEIPTVKHAFLARKDAVPSKKGSLGVEHASNQAILEALKNVMTPTDSRLEPEIDKSILIAQGLIAGAKAKKRRERLGELLKIGYTNGKQLEKRLAMFRIEPATFLHAMEKITEEEKHGL, translated from the coding sequence ATGAAAGAGAAAAAAACAATTATTGAAGAAGTTATTGTAGTAGAAGGTAAAGATGACACTAAAAGAATTCAAGAAGTGGTCCAAGCTGACACCATTGAAACGATTGGCTCCGCGATCAACGCAGAGACTTTGATGAAGATTCGACATGCGGAAGCGATACGTGGAGTTATTGTCTTTACAGATCCGGATTTTTCAGGAGAAAAAATCCGCAAGATTATTGCAGAAGAGATTCCAACAGTCAAACATGCTTTTTTGGCTAGAAAAGATGCGGTACCAAGTAAAAAAGGTAGTCTGGGCGTAGAGCATGCCAGTAATCAAGCGATTTTGGAAGCCCTGAAGAATGTCATGACACCGACTGATTCGCGCTTAGAACCTGAAATTGATAAGTCGATTCTAATAGCACAGGGATTAATTGCAGGAGCGAAGGCAAAAAAAAGAAGAGAACGGTTAGGTGAGCTCCTAAAAATCGGTTATACGAATGGGAAACAATTGGAAAAACGCTTGGCGATGTTTCGCATAGAACCAGCTACTTTTTTGCACGCGATGGAAAAAATAACGGAGGAAGAAAAGCATGGATTATAA
- the rsmA gene encoding 16S rRNA (adenine(1518)-N(6)/adenine(1519)-N(6))-dimethyltransferase RsmA — MDYKDIATPSRTKEILKKYGFSFKKSLGQNFLTEPNILRKIVAVADITGTTNVIEVGPGIGALTENLARAANQVLAYEIDGRLLEVLAETLAPYPNVTVLHEDVLKANLSKDATAVFSQNYPVKVVANLPYYITTPIMMRFLEADLEISEMIVMMQKEVAERITASPSTKAYGTLSIAVQYYMETEVAFIVPKTAFVPQPNVDSAILKLTKRAQPAVEVIDEAAFFRLTKASFQLRRKTLWNNLTHAYGKDEATVSWLEQSLEAAQIDRKRRGETLSLTEFAELSNKMIELKEQFFD; from the coding sequence ATGGATTATAAAGATATCGCCACCCCCAGTAGAACGAAAGAAATCTTAAAAAAATATGGGTTTTCGTTTAAAAAAAGTTTAGGTCAGAATTTCTTGACAGAGCCAAATATCTTGAGAAAAATCGTAGCTGTTGCAGACATAACGGGTACGACTAATGTTATTGAGGTAGGACCAGGTATTGGGGCACTTACAGAAAATTTAGCTCGTGCAGCCAATCAAGTGTTGGCGTATGAAATTGATGGACGTTTACTAGAGGTCTTAGCAGAAACTTTAGCACCCTATCCGAATGTCACGGTGTTGCACGAAGATGTGTTAAAAGCCAATCTATCAAAAGATGCGACGGCTGTTTTTAGTCAAAACTATCCGGTCAAAGTGGTTGCTAATCTGCCTTATTATATTACAACGCCTATTATGATGCGCTTTTTAGAAGCTGACTTAGAGATTTCAGAGATGATTGTGATGATGCAAAAAGAAGTAGCTGAGCGCATCACCGCATCGCCGTCTACCAAGGCTTACGGTACTCTTTCTATAGCGGTGCAATATTACATGGAGACAGAAGTAGCGTTTATTGTTCCAAAAACTGCTTTTGTTCCACAGCCGAATGTAGATTCAGCTATTTTAAAATTGACTAAAAGAGCGCAGCCAGCTGTTGAAGTGATAGATGAGGCTGCTTTCTTTCGGTTGACAAAAGCTTCGTTTCAGTTGCGTCGTAAAACGCTATGGAATAACTTGACACATGCTTATGGGAAAGACGAAGCAACGGTTAGCTGGCTTGAACAATCTCTTGAAGCAGCCCAGATTGATCGCAAACGTCGGGGGGAAACACTATCCTTAACGGAGTTTGCAGAGTTGTCCAATAAGATGATTGAGCTAAAAGAACAATTTTTTGATTAA